A genomic region of Mycobacterium senriense contains the following coding sequences:
- a CDS encoding glycosyltransferase family 2 protein: protein MTDVLPVVTVTYSPGPHLERFLASLSLATEREVCVLLADNGSTDGTPEAAVERYPNVRLFRTGANLGYGTAVNRAVAQLDRDDDWVIVANPDVQWGPGSIDALLDAASRWPRAGALGPLVRDPDGSVYPSARHLPSLIRGGMHAVVGPFWKRNPWSAAYRQERLEPSERPVGWLSGSCLLVRRSAFGQIGGFDERYFMYMEDVDLGDRLGKAGWLSVYVPSAEVLHHKGHSTGGDPANHLAAHHKSTYMFLADRHSGWLRAPLRWTLRASLAVRSRLMVRSALRASGRRKLVEGRH from the coding sequence GTGACTGACGTCCTGCCGGTCGTGACGGTGACCTACTCACCGGGCCCGCACCTGGAGCGCTTCCTGGCCTCGCTGTCGCTGGCCACCGAGCGAGAGGTGTGCGTGCTGCTGGCCGACAACGGCTCCACCGACGGCACCCCCGAGGCGGCCGTCGAGCGCTATCCCAACGTGCGGCTGTTCCGCACCGGAGCCAACCTCGGCTACGGGACCGCGGTGAATCGCGCCGTCGCACAGCTGGACCGCGACGACGACTGGGTCATCGTCGCCAACCCGGACGTGCAGTGGGGCCCGGGCAGCATCGACGCGCTGCTGGACGCCGCGTCGCGCTGGCCGCGCGCCGGCGCGCTGGGCCCGCTGGTCCGCGACCCCGACGGGTCGGTGTATCCGTCGGCGCGGCACCTGCCCAGCCTGATCCGCGGCGGCATGCACGCGGTCGTCGGGCCGTTCTGGAAGCGCAACCCGTGGTCGGCGGCGTACCGCCAGGAGCGGCTGGAGCCCAGCGAGCGGCCGGTGGGCTGGCTGTCCGGGTCCTGCCTGCTGGTGCGCCGATCGGCGTTCGGGCAGATCGGCGGGTTCGACGAGCGCTACTTCATGTACATGGAAGACGTCGACCTCGGCGACCGGCTCGGCAAGGCCGGCTGGCTGTCCGTCTATGTGCCGTCGGCGGAGGTGCTGCACCACAAGGGCCACTCCACCGGCGGGGATCCGGCCAACCACCTGGCCGCCCACCACAAGAGCACGTATATGTTCCTGGCCGACCGGCATTCCGGTTGGTTGCGCGCCCCGCTGCGCTGGACCCTGCGCGCCTCGCTCGCGGTGCGGTCCCGCCTGATGGTGCGCAGCGCGCTGCGCGCCTCCGGACGGCGGAAACTGGTAGAAGGGCGACACTGA